Proteins encoded by one window of Sphingosinicella sp. BN140058:
- a CDS encoding energy transducer TonB yields the protein MYGRRSIDVLLVLAACMLPKSAYAKGDPVTEPPPLPDGAVAAVPRTGFAWLVQDNDYPPEALRKNAQGSVGFEVWVSAKGRAEACIVTQTSGSRALDDATCRIVSTRARFKPARGAAGEPLRDRVRSSLGWYLERPGAR from the coding sequence GTGTACGGTCGCCGATCGATTGATGTGCTGCTGGTGCTCGCGGCCTGCATGTTGCCGAAGTCGGCTTATGCGAAGGGCGATCCCGTGACCGAACCGCCACCGCTCCCGGACGGTGCGGTCGCGGCCGTGCCCAGAACCGGGTTCGCATGGCTGGTGCAGGATAATGATTACCCGCCGGAAGCGTTGCGCAAGAATGCGCAGGGCTCGGTCGGCTTCGAAGTCTGGGTCAGCGCCAAAGGCCGCGCGGAAGCCTGTATCGTGACGCAGACCAGCGGCTCCAGGGCACTCGACGACGCCACCTGCCGCATCGTCTCGACCCGCGCGCGCTTCAAGCCGGCGCGGGGCGCGGCCGGCGAGCCGCTGCGTGATCGGGTTCGCTCTTCACTCGGCTGGTATCTGGAGCGGCCTGGAGCGCGGTGA
- a CDS encoding GH92 family glycosyl hydrolase, with amino-acid sequence MIIGSCRVALAALALSATALSAQGTFESVDPFIGTGGEGHTFPGAVAPFGMVQLSPDTDTGCKIRECYGHAAGYRYDDPTIQGFSHTHFSGAGHSDLGDVLVMPAAGDSVSLEPGDAKVPGSGYRSRFSHDSERAEPGYYAVTLADSGVRAELTAGTRVGVHRYTFPAGKPAHLILDLRSSLYDYPGKILWSSLRLRADGTITGMRETRGWAPGRKLFFAIRPSQPIAAHAFFNRETDIPYKGFQGPSRGADDAAQLLGRALVAQLDFGTLTAPLELKVAISSVDEDGAIANLDSETGGFDAVRDRTRAAWRKGLDALRIEAAVPMKKMAATALYHSMIAPSVFSDADGRYRGPDDQVHKADGFTFHSTFSLWDTFRAEHPLLLLTQPEQRNTDFIRSLLASQQASPFGILPVWQFHGRETWTMIGYHAVPVIADAWLKGVRGFDGAQALDAMVKSATYAPYGGLGEYMNLGYVPIDREPEAASKTVEYAYDDWTIAQMARALGRSDIAAAFDKRAAYWRNSFDRGTGFLRARKSDGSFRTPFDPTAINYGSDYTEGNAWQYSWFVPHDQKAMFAMLGGDRAAVRKLDAMFAFDNSKLDYSHAEDIAGLIGQYIHGNEPSHHVAYLYNHAGQPWRTQERLKQIVDSQYKAAPDGLSGNDDIGQMSAWLLFTTLGFYPVTPGSNQYAIGRPFLDRATLTLPNGKSFDIVTDGLTDANPYIGGVTLNGRPLERSYLTHAEIVAGGELRFTMQAKPNKAWATTARARPFSASALTR; translated from the coding sequence ATGATCATCGGTTCCTGTCGCGTTGCACTGGCCGCGCTCGCCCTCTCCGCAACCGCCCTGTCCGCCCAGGGCACGTTCGAAAGCGTCGATCCGTTCATCGGCACCGGCGGCGAGGGCCACACGTTCCCAGGCGCGGTGGCACCGTTCGGCATGGTGCAGCTGAGCCCGGACACCGATACCGGCTGCAAGATCCGCGAATGCTACGGTCATGCCGCCGGCTATCGCTACGACGATCCCACCATCCAGGGCTTCTCCCACACCCATTTCTCCGGCGCCGGCCATTCCGATCTCGGCGACGTGCTGGTGATGCCGGCAGCCGGCGACAGCGTCTCCCTCGAGCCCGGCGACGCCAAGGTGCCGGGTTCCGGTTACCGCTCCCGCTTCAGCCACGACAGCGAGCGGGCCGAGCCGGGCTATTATGCGGTGACCCTGGCCGACTCCGGGGTTCGCGCCGAGCTGACCGCGGGCACGCGGGTCGGCGTCCATCGTTACACCTTTCCCGCCGGCAAGCCCGCGCATCTGATCCTCGATCTGCGCAGTTCGCTGTACGATTATCCCGGCAAGATCCTGTGGTCGTCGCTGCGCCTGCGGGCCGACGGCACGATCACCGGGATGCGCGAGACACGGGGTTGGGCGCCGGGGCGGAAATTGTTCTTCGCCATCCGTCCCTCGCAGCCGATCGCCGCCCACGCCTTCTTCAACCGCGAGACCGACATCCCCTACAAGGGATTCCAGGGCCCGAGCCGCGGCGCCGACGACGCTGCGCAACTGCTCGGCCGCGCACTGGTGGCACAGCTCGATTTCGGTACGCTCACCGCGCCGCTCGAGCTCAAGGTCGCGATTTCCAGCGTCGACGAGGACGGCGCCATCGCCAATCTCGACAGCGAAACGGGCGGCTTCGACGCGGTCCGCGATCGCACCCGCGCCGCCTGGCGCAAGGGCCTCGACGCGCTGCGCATCGAGGCGGCGGTGCCGATGAAGAAAATGGCGGCGACCGCGCTCTACCACAGCATGATCGCCCCGAGCGTCTTCTCGGACGCGGACGGCCGCTACCGCGGGCCCGACGATCAGGTCCACAAGGCAGACGGCTTCACCTTCCACTCGACCTTTTCGCTGTGGGACACGTTCCGTGCCGAGCACCCGTTGCTGCTGCTGACGCAACCGGAGCAGCGCAACACCGACTTCATCCGTTCGCTGCTCGCCAGCCAGCAGGCGAGCCCGTTCGGGATCCTGCCGGTCTGGCAATTCCACGGCCGCGAGACCTGGACGATGATCGGCTACCACGCGGTGCCGGTGATCGCCGACGCCTGGCTGAAGGGCGTCCGCGGCTTCGATGGTGCCCAGGCGCTCGACGCCATGGTGAAGAGCGCGACCTATGCGCCCTATGGCGGCCTCGGCGAGTACATGAATTTGGGCTACGTGCCGATCGACCGCGAGCCGGAAGCGGCGTCGAAGACGGTCGAATATGCCTATGACGACTGGACGATCGCGCAGATGGCGCGGGCGCTCGGCCGCAGCGACATCGCCGCTGCGTTCGACAAGCGCGCCGCTTATTGGCGCAACAGCTTCGATCGCGGCACCGGCTTCCTGCGCGCGCGCAAATCCGACGGGTCCTTCCGAACGCCGTTCGATCCTACCGCGATCAATTACGGCAGCGACTATACGGAAGGGAATGCGTGGCAATATAGCTGGTTCGTACCGCACGACCAGAAAGCGATGTTCGCGATGCTGGGCGGCGATCGGGCGGCGGTGCGCAAGCTCGACGCGATGTTCGCCTTCGACAATTCCAAGCTGGACTACAGCCATGCCGAGGACATTGCCGGTTTGATCGGGCAATATATCCACGGCAACGAGCCGAGCCATCATGTCGCCTATCTCTACAATCATGCCGGCCAGCCGTGGCGGACGCAGGAGCGGCTGAAACAAATCGTCGACAGCCAGTATAAGGCGGCGCCCGATGGTCTGTCGGGAAATGACGACATCGGCCAGATGTCGGCGTGGCTGCTGTTCACCACGCTTGGTTTCTATCCGGTGACGCCCGGCTCCAACCAATATGCGATCGGTCGCCCTTTCCTAGACCGCGCCACGCTCACTCTGCCCAACGGCAAGAGCTTCGACATCGTCACCGACGGGCTCACCGACGCCAATCCCTATATCGGCGGCGTCACCCTGAACGGCCGCCCGCTCGAGCGCTCCTATCTGACCCACGCCGAAATCGTCGCCGGCGGCGAGCTGCGCTTCACCATGCAGGCCAAGCCGAACAAGGCCTGGGCGACCACGGCGCGGGCGCGGCCCTTCTCCGCGAGTGCCCTCACGCGCTGA
- a CDS encoding SEL1-like repeat protein produces the protein MTMAISQKTADFFAATQILENNQADPESLFQLGTLFSTGAQGIEIDLIEAHKWFNLAALKGSSEAHLCRSEVAGDMSRAEIAEAQRQARAWLANA, from the coding sequence ATGACCATGGCGATCAGCCAGAAGACTGCCGATTTCTTTGCCGCCACGCAGATCCTGGAGAACAACCAGGCCGATCCGGAATCGCTGTTCCAGCTCGGAACGCTGTTTTCGACCGGCGCGCAGGGGATCGAGATCGATCTGATCGAAGCGCACAAATGGTTCAACCTCGCCGCGCTCAAGGGCAGCAGCGAAGCGCATCTCTGCCGCTCCGAAGTCGCCGGCGACATGAGCCGCGCCGAAATTGCAGAAGCACAGCGTCAGGCCCGCGCCTGGCTCGCCAACGCCTGA
- the phoU gene encoding phosphate signaling complex protein PhoU, translating to MASSGAHTLKAFDEDLEDLRAQVAALGGWAEAATREAMEALLRLDPALAAQSLQRTEAMHQLAAAVDRRGLCIIALRAPMADDLREVLAAMKIAGLIERVGDQARSIAAAIPAIDPARPLSCPRALGNLARTATDALRTALNAFVARDPDAADSLSDASLAAETLYATLLQSCLDEMRCDPRAIASAINLLFVARSLARIADQAADLAGAVRFSVTGEDQISPVSRPHADLMERL from the coding sequence ATGGCGAGCAGCGGAGCGCATACGCTCAAGGCGTTCGACGAAGATCTCGAAGATCTTCGTGCGCAGGTCGCTGCCCTCGGCGGATGGGCGGAAGCGGCTACCCGCGAGGCGATGGAGGCGCTGCTGCGCCTCGATCCTGCGCTCGCTGCTCAATCGCTGCAGCGCACCGAAGCCATGCATCAGCTTGCCGCCGCCGTGGACCGCCGCGGCCTGTGCATCATCGCCCTGCGCGCGCCGATGGCCGATGATCTTCGCGAAGTACTCGCCGCGATGAAGATTGCGGGCCTGATCGAACGCGTCGGCGATCAGGCGCGGAGCATCGCCGCCGCCATCCCCGCGATCGATCCGGCCCGGCCGCTCTCCTGCCCGCGCGCGCTCGGCAATCTCGCGCGCACCGCGACCGATGCGCTGCGCACCGCCTTGAATGCCTTCGTGGCGCGCGACCCCGACGCGGCCGACAGCCTGTCCGACGCAAGCCTTGCGGCCGAGACGCTGTACGCCACCCTGCTGCAAAGCTGTCTGGACGAGATGCGCTGCGATCCGCGCGCGATCGCCAGCGCAATCAACCTGCTCTTCGTCGCCCGCAGCCTTGCCCGGATCGCCGACCAGGCGGCCGACCTCGCCGGCGCAGTCCGCTTCAGCGTCACCGGCGAAGACCAGATTTCCCCCGTATCCCGCCCCCATGCGGATCTGATGGAGCGACTCTGA
- the phoB gene encoding phosphate regulon transcriptional regulator PhoB yields the protein MPRKQLLLLEDDPAMAQLLRWHFEREEFDVTQTPSGEEGLMLAAEDNPDIVLLDWMLEELSGIEVCRRLRRNAETANLPIIMLTARGEEADRVRGLETGADDYVTKPFSPLELIARVNAVLRRVRPALAGATLRYADLELDTANHKVRRAGGSIVMGPTEFKILRHFLEHPGRVFSRERLLDAVWGSDAEIEIRTVDVHIRRLRQALNSRGGKELIRTVRAAGYALDAED from the coding sequence ATGCCACGCAAGCAGCTGTTATTGTTGGAAGACGACCCTGCGATGGCGCAGCTGCTGCGCTGGCATTTCGAGCGCGAGGAATTCGACGTCACCCAGACCCCAAGCGGCGAGGAAGGGCTGATGCTTGCCGCCGAGGACAATCCGGACATCGTCCTCCTGGACTGGATGCTCGAGGAATTGTCCGGGATCGAGGTGTGCCGCCGGCTCCGCCGCAACGCCGAAACCGCCAATCTGCCGATCATCATGCTGACCGCGCGCGGCGAGGAAGCGGACCGAGTGCGCGGACTGGAAACGGGCGCCGACGATTACGTCACCAAGCCGTTCAGCCCGCTCGAGCTGATCGCGCGGGTGAATGCGGTGCTGCGGCGGGTCCGGCCGGCGCTCGCCGGCGCGACCCTGCGCTATGCCGACCTCGAGCTCGACACCGCCAACCACAAGGTCCGCCGCGCCGGCGGATCGATCGTGATGGGGCCGACCGAGTTCAAGATCCTGCGCCACTTCCTGGAGCATCCCGGCCGCGTCTTCTCGCGCGAGCGCCTGCTCGACGCCGTCTGGGGCAGCGACGCCGAGATCGAGATCCGCACCGTCGACGTCCACATTCGCCGCTTGCGACAGGCGCTCAATTCGCGCGGCGGAAAAGAACTCATCCGCACCGTCCGCGCGGCCGGCTACGCGCTCGACGCCGAGGATTGA
- a CDS encoding CYTH and CHAD domain-containing protein has product MTETEEVELKLELVPGDVERFRALALLGAPSHAAQPQVSTYFDTPEGHVRKAGYSLRIRRKGRRHVQTVKAKGGEAGGFSARAEWEQGIDGPTLDFEALGSTPLAPLLARKKVRARLQSVSETRVDRTTWLLRRDGSTIELILDVGAVVVGDRSEPVCEIELELKRGSRAGLFAFAREIGRDIPLRMGVLSKSERGQRLGAKRPRQSRKAENVEVPPGTTIADAFALIVQSCLRHFRRNELAAIADRDAEAVHQLRVAIRRLRSAFTLFRPVAASDEFDRLRVGFGALSALLGEARDLDVTLAGLRGTTGAGKAATAERQRLKTARGAAYDMLVATLTGEDLPRLILDLVAFAEVGAWRETPRAQRSIEAFAEERLGRLWRKVRKQGKDIAAIDPDARHQLRIQVKKLRYGSEFFAELALGSAKRWTHFNRLLEALQEDLGKLNDLETARTVAPAAPAAHEAEALLIAAQRAADGLREAGPYWR; this is encoded by the coding sequence ATGACGGAGACAGAGGAAGTCGAACTCAAGCTGGAACTCGTCCCCGGCGACGTCGAGCGTTTCCGGGCGCTGGCGCTGCTCGGGGCGCCGTCGCACGCTGCCCAGCCGCAGGTCTCCACCTATTTCGATACGCCCGAAGGCCACGTCCGCAAGGCCGGCTATTCGCTGCGCATCCGGCGCAAGGGCCGCCGCCATGTTCAGACGGTGAAGGCGAAGGGCGGCGAGGCGGGCGGGTTTTCTGCCCGCGCCGAGTGGGAGCAGGGTATCGACGGGCCGACCCTCGATTTCGAAGCTCTGGGATCGACGCCGCTGGCGCCGCTGCTCGCGCGCAAGAAGGTTAGGGCCAGGCTGCAAAGCGTTTCCGAAACGCGGGTCGATCGAACGACCTGGCTGCTGCGCCGCGACGGCAGCACGATCGAGCTGATCCTCGACGTCGGTGCCGTGGTCGTCGGCGATCGCAGCGAGCCGGTGTGCGAGATCGAGCTCGAGCTGAAGCGCGGCAGCCGCGCGGGACTTTTCGCCTTCGCCCGCGAGATCGGCCGCGACATCCCGCTGCGCATGGGCGTGCTGAGCAAATCGGAGCGCGGCCAGCGCCTTGGCGCCAAGCGGCCTCGCCAGAGCCGCAAGGCGGAGAATGTCGAGGTCCCGCCGGGAACCACGATCGCCGATGCCTTCGCCCTGATCGTCCAGTCCTGCCTTCGTCACTTCCGGCGCAACGAACTGGCGGCGATCGCCGACCGCGATGCGGAGGCGGTTCACCAGTTGCGGGTCGCGATCCGCCGCTTGCGCTCGGCCTTCACCTTGTTCAGGCCGGTCGCGGCAAGCGACGAATTCGATCGGCTGCGCGTCGGCTTCGGCGCGCTCTCCGCCCTGCTCGGCGAGGCCCGCGATCTCGATGTCACCCTCGCCGGCCTCCGCGGCACCACCGGCGCCGGCAAAGCCGCCACTGCGGAACGCCAGCGGCTGAAGACGGCGCGAGGCGCTGCCTACGACATGCTGGTCGCGACCCTCACCGGCGAGGATCTGCCGCGCCTGATCCTCGATCTGGTCGCCTTTGCCGAGGTGGGGGCGTGGCGGGAGACGCCGCGCGCGCAGCGCAGCATCGAGGCCTTTGCCGAGGAACGGCTCGGCCGGCTGTGGCGCAAGGTCCGCAAGCAGGGCAAGGATATCGCCGCGATCGATCCGGACGCGCGCCACCAGCTGCGCATCCAGGTCAAGAAGCTGCGCTACGGCTCCGAATTCTTCGCCGAGCTGGCACTCGGCAGCGCCAAGCGCTGGACGCATTTCAACCGGCTGCTCGAGGCGCTTCAGGAAGATCTCGGCAAGCTCAACGACCTCGAAACCGCCCGCACCGTCGCGCCCGCGGCACCGGCGGCGCACGAAGCGGAGGCCTTGCTGATCGCCGCCCAGCGTGCCGCGGACGGCCTGCGGGAAGCAGGGCCGTACTGGCGTTGA
- a CDS encoding DUF4893 domain-containing protein translates to MTALGGCQTSKKEVAKPQPVVTVEEEPPEVEAWRGVATPADIQSLEALPAAWEEALGEVRRRYRRALAAEGDLLVPDTRLPRAAPAPGTYRCRAIRLGTRAARIPPWSVSKSGFCYVGVSGDQLSFASEIAGTRIGGYLFDVKEGDNLVFLGATVPARTKTAPPYGANEALDWAGLLERTDEFHYRLTLPRRTGDNRLIVIELIAAPDA, encoded by the coding sequence ATGACGGCGCTTGGCGGATGCCAGACGTCGAAAAAGGAGGTAGCCAAGCCGCAGCCGGTCGTCACCGTCGAGGAAGAGCCGCCGGAGGTGGAAGCCTGGCGCGGGGTGGCAACGCCGGCCGATATCCAGAGCCTCGAAGCTTTGCCAGCTGCGTGGGAGGAAGCCCTCGGCGAAGTCCGCCGCCGCTATCGCCGCGCGTTGGCCGCGGAGGGCGATCTTCTCGTCCCGGACACCCGCCTCCCGCGGGCGGCGCCAGCGCCCGGTACCTATCGCTGCCGCGCCATCCGGCTCGGAACGCGGGCCGCGCGGATACCGCCCTGGAGCGTGTCCAAGAGCGGTTTCTGCTATGTCGGCGTGTCCGGGGATCAGCTGAGCTTCGCCAGCGAGATCGCGGGTACGCGCATCGGCGGCTATCTGTTCGACGTGAAGGAGGGGGACAATCTCGTCTTTCTCGGCGCGACCGTACCGGCGCGTACCAAGACGGCGCCGCCCTACGGCGCCAACGAAGCGCTGGACTGGGCGGGCCTGCTCGAGCGCACCGACGAATTCCACTACCGCCTCACCCTGCCGCGGCGCACCGGCGACAATCGCCTGATCGTGATCGAGCTGATCGCGGCTCCGGACGCCTGA
- a CDS encoding phosphoribosyltransferase, giving the protein MTGDPELFYIPYPRFLDGVEALAQRLDSDQWQPDFLVGIGRGGLVPAAYLSHRTGIAMLSVDHSSGEPGFADELLVKLAAKSKDGRRILIVDDINDSGTTIEHLRAKIAAHGGAADEVKVAVLINNARSKAHAEYAAETIDRETDKRWFVFPWEAVAPRETLAEEAQEVPERLA; this is encoded by the coding sequence ATGACGGGTGACCCCGAGCTCTTCTACATCCCCTATCCCCGGTTTCTGGACGGCGTCGAAGCGCTCGCGCAGCGGCTCGACTCGGATCAATGGCAGCCGGATTTCCTGGTCGGCATCGGCCGCGGCGGCCTGGTGCCCGCGGCCTATCTGTCGCATCGCACGGGCATTGCGATGCTTTCGGTCGATCACAGTTCGGGCGAACCCGGCTTCGCCGACGAATTGCTGGTGAAGCTCGCGGCCAAGAGCAAGGACGGCCGGCGGATCCTGATCGTCGACGACATCAACGACAGCGGGACCACGATCGAGCATTTGCGGGCGAAGATCGCGGCGCATGGCGGCGCCGCCGACGAGGTCAAGGTGGCGGTGCTGATCAACAACGCCCGCTCGAAGGCGCATGCCGAATATGCCGCGGAGACGATCGATCGCGAGACCGACAAACGCTGGTTCGTTTTCCCCTGGGAAGCGGTCGCACCCCGGGAAACGTTGGCGGAGGAGGCGCAGGAGGTGCCGGAACGGCTGGCCTGA
- a CDS encoding thioesterase family protein: protein MFRHPIGIVPADIDHMGHVNNSVYLRWVQEAVVGYWEKVAPADAVAAHLWVALKHEITYRRPAFLDDIVVADVIAEGVQGARAFFSTVIKRGEDVVAEVKSSWCCLDAATKRPARLAKDVVRRFLPE from the coding sequence ATGTTCCGCCACCCGATCGGCATCGTGCCCGCCGACATCGACCATATGGGGCACGTCAACAACTCCGTCTATCTGCGCTGGGTGCAGGAGGCCGTCGTCGGCTATTGGGAGAAGGTCGCCCCCGCCGACGCCGTCGCCGCCCATCTCTGGGTCGCTCTCAAGCATGAGATCACCTACCGCCGGCCCGCCTTTCTCGACGACATCGTCGTTGCCGACGTGATCGCCGAGGGCGTGCAAGGTGCGCGCGCCTTTTTCAGCACGGTGATCAAGCGCGGCGAGGACGTCGTCGCCGAGGTGAAGAGCAGCTGGTGCTGCCTCGACGCCGCCACCAAGCGCCCGGCGCGCCTGGCCAAGGACGTGGTTCGGCGCTTCCTGCCGGAATAG
- a CDS encoding HAD family phosphatase — MPILPAPLEAVICDMDGLLLDTEAAHRETMKAAAADLGYDLPEPLFLSMVGVHRPRNRIMLREAFGAEFPLDLFYADSDARFEAILARGVPLRPGLHRLLDTLDRLGLRRAVVTSTASPWAEERLAAAGILDRFETVVTLSDVARPKPAPDPYLKAIDRLGISAGRAVALEDSHSGVRAAAAARLATIMIPDLLGPTAETARLTIATLSSLGDVADLLLAEAVPVES, encoded by the coding sequence ATGCCGATCCTCCCCGCCCCGCTCGAGGCCGTCATCTGCGACATGGACGGCCTGCTCCTCGACACCGAGGCCGCCCATCGCGAGACGATGAAGGCTGCCGCGGCCGATCTCGGCTATGATCTGCCGGAGCCCTTGTTCCTGAGCATGGTCGGAGTCCACCGGCCCAGGAACCGGATCATGCTTCGCGAGGCGTTCGGCGCCGAATTCCCGCTCGACCTCTTCTATGCGGATTCGGACGCACGCTTCGAGGCGATCCTCGCCCGGGGCGTGCCGCTGAGGCCGGGGCTTCACCGCCTGCTCGACACGCTCGACCGGCTCGGCCTGCGCCGGGCCGTCGTGACCTCGACCGCTTCGCCCTGGGCCGAGGAGCGGCTTGCCGCCGCCGGAATTCTCGACCGCTTTGAGACGGTGGTGACGCTCAGCGACGTCGCCCGGCCCAAGCCCGCGCCCGATCCGTACCTGAAAGCGATCGACCGCCTCGGCATCTCCGCGGGCCGGGCGGTCGCGCTCGAGGATTCGCATAGCGGCGTGCGCGCCGCCGCTGCGGCGCGACTCGCAACGATCATGATCCCGGACCTGCTCGGTCCGACCGCGGAGACCGCGCGGCTGACGATCGCGACATTGAGCTCGCTCGGCGACGTCGCCGACCTGCTGCTCGCCGAGGCGGTCCCGGTCGAATCCTGA
- a CDS encoding 8-amino-7-oxononanoate synthase, producing MAALPELEDHLSALARIDRRRTLTPRAGRDFASNDYLGLAGDPVLRAAAAEALARGVPIGSGGSRLLRGNHEEHEALETEAARWLGAERALFFSSGYAANAALLSTLPQTGDLIVHDALIHASAHEGLRLARAAGAAAAHNDADAFDDTILAWRRSGGTGRPWLVAESLYSMDGDRAPLEALAAVAARHDGILIIDEAHATGVFGQAGRGLGAALQGRPDVITVHTCGKALGVEGALVCGPAVVRDFLVNRGRAFIFSTAPSPLIASILRAAIALVRDGTERRERLHRLAARAEAALAPLGAVATGSQILPLILGGDQATMAAAARLQAAGFDVRGIRPPTVPAGTARLRLSITLNVDERAIDALADTLREALR from the coding sequence ATGGCCGCCTTGCCCGAACTCGAAGATCATCTGAGCGCGCTCGCCCGGATCGACCGCCGGCGCACGCTGACGCCGCGGGCCGGCCGGGACTTCGCGTCGAATGACTATCTTGGCCTTGCCGGCGATCCGGTCTTGCGCGCGGCAGCGGCTGAAGCGCTCGCCCGCGGCGTGCCGATCGGATCCGGCGGATCCCGGCTCCTGCGCGGCAATCACGAAGAGCATGAAGCGCTGGAGACGGAAGCGGCGCGCTGGCTCGGCGCCGAGCGCGCCCTGTTCTTCTCGAGCGGTTATGCCGCCAATGCGGCCCTGCTGTCGACCTTGCCGCAGACCGGGGATCTGATCGTCCATGACGCGCTGATCCACGCCAGCGCGCATGAAGGATTACGGCTCGCCCGCGCCGCCGGTGCCGCGGCCGCCCACAACGATGCCGATGCCTTCGACGATACGATCCTCGCCTGGCGCCGCAGCGGCGGCACCGGCAGGCCGTGGCTGGTTGCCGAGAGCCTGTACAGCATGGACGGCGACCGCGCGCCGTTGGAGGCACTCGCCGCCGTCGCCGCTCGGCACGACGGCATCCTGATCATCGACGAAGCCCATGCGACGGGCGTCTTCGGCCAAGCCGGGCGCGGGCTTGGCGCGGCGCTGCAGGGACGGCCGGACGTCATCACCGTCCATACCTGCGGCAAGGCGCTCGGGGTCGAGGGGGCGCTGGTCTGCGGGCCCGCGGTGGTGCGCGACTTCCTGGTCAATCGCGGCCGCGCCTTCATCTTCTCGACGGCGCCGTCGCCGCTGATCGCCTCGATCCTGCGGGCTGCGATCGCCCTCGTCCGCGACGGCACCGAGCGCCGGGAGCGACTGCACCGCCTCGCCGCGCGAGCCGAGGCAGCCCTGGCCCCGCTCGGCGCCGTCGCGACCGGATCGCAGATCCTGCCGCTGATCCTGGGCGGCGATCAGGCGACGATGGCCGCGGCGGCCCGGCTGCAGGCGGCGGGCTTCGACGTTCGCGGCATCCGTCCGCCGACGGTTCCGGCGGGGACGGCGCGGCTGCGGCTGTCGATCACGCTCAACGTCGACGAAAGGGCGATCGACGCCCTCGCCGACACCCTGAGAGAGGCGCTGCGATGA
- the bioD gene encoding dethiobiotin synthase, translated as MRLVVTGTDTGIGKTLFSAALAGALRAAYWKPIQAGLEDGSDSDTVAALAPRATILPEAYRLTTPCSPHRAAELDGVEIDLDRLVPPAADPLVIEGAGGALVPVTRHCLYADLFARWQYPVVIVARTALGTINHTLLTIEALRARNVPILGIAFSGDAVEDSEATIAAIGGVKRLGRLPHLDSLSPERIADALADSFDLGDFR; from the coding sequence ATGAGGCTGGTCGTCACCGGCACCGACACCGGCATCGGCAAGACTCTGTTCTCCGCCGCGCTCGCCGGCGCTTTGCGGGCAGCCTATTGGAAGCCGATCCAGGCCGGGCTGGAGGACGGCAGCGACAGCGACACGGTCGCCGCGCTGGCGCCGCGTGCGACAATCCTGCCGGAAGCCTACCGGCTCACCACCCCCTGCTCGCCGCATCGCGCCGCCGAGCTCGACGGCGTCGAGATCGATTTGGACCGGCTGGTTCCACCGGCGGCCGATCCGCTCGTCATCGAGGGTGCCGGCGGCGCGCTGGTGCCGGTGACCCGACACTGCCTCTACGCGGATCTGTTCGCTCGTTGGCAATATCCGGTGGTGATCGTCGCCCGCACCGCCCTCGGCACGATCAACCACACGCTGCTGACCATTGAGGCACTGCGGGCGCGCAATGTGCCGATCCTCGGCATCGCCTTCTCCGGCGATGCCGTGGAGGACAGCGAGGCGACGATCGCCGCGATCGGCGGCGTGAAGCGGCTTGGACGCCTGCCGCATCTGGACTCGCTTTCGCCCGAGCGGATCGCCGACGCGCTCGCCGACAGCTTCGATCTCGGAGATTTCCGATGA